A portion of the Carya illinoinensis cultivar Pawnee chromosome 11, C.illinoinensisPawnee_v1, whole genome shotgun sequence genome contains these proteins:
- the LOC122282472 gene encoding glutamic acid-rich protein-like encodes MTPLVLLMCLAAKLHGFSSSPLLLFSVFNIIIIAILVGNYRPSQKVDGAWPLFFPLNEGEEDMKYETGDHVEDQEEEDEDEEECFGASDGYVEDDDDDTSDDDIFWQDEEEDDDCLNRRIESFIAKVNEEWRKERLRDLCTYNVVTSSI; translated from the coding sequence ATGACACCTCTAGTACTTCTCATGTGTTTGGCTGCCAAGCTCCATGGATTCTCATCTAGTCCGCTTCTCCTGTTTTCAGTTTTTAACATTATAATCATAGCCATCCTTGTTGGAAACTACAGACCTTCACAAAAAGTTGATGGGGCTTGGCCTCTCTTCTTTCCTTTGAATGAAGGGGAGGAAGATATGAAATACGAGACTGGGGACCACGTTGAGGATCAGGAGGAGGAGGACGAGGACGAGGAAGAATGTTTTGGTGCTTCGGATGGTTAtgttgaagatgatgatgatgatactaGTGATGACGATATATTTTggcaagatgaagaagaagatgacgatTGTTTGAACAGAAGAATCGAAAGCTTTATTGCCAAGGTCAATGAAGAATGGAGGAAAGAGAGACTAAGGGACTTATGTACGTACAACGTAGTAACCAGCTCGATCTGA
- the LOC122280561 gene encoding uncharacterized protein LOC122280561 isoform X1, whose amino-acid sequence MSSRSRSLTHNRRRDEFRLPPTASIRSLKTLPPDRHSDIVRRPGGFTTAPRRLNSAPSIGGSTSGLTRLLLNVTIERSLGPVQLVMPQENTIRDLIKAALEIYDREKRRPLLPATDPHRFELHYSQFSLESRRPSLRPEEKLMNLGSRNFFLCSKPSTSAGSSCSEEAKKATDIAFPLTKLMDFLL is encoded by the exons ATGAGTTCCCGTTCCCGGTCTTTGACGCATAACCGGCGACGTGACGAGTTTAGGCTTCCTCCGACGGCCTCCATCAGGTCCCTCAAGACCTTACCGCCGGACCGACACTCCGACATAGTTCGACGGCCCGGAGGTTTCACCACCGCCCCTAGAAGGCTTAATTCTGCACCGTCCATCGGCGGTTCCACCTCCGGGCTGACGAGGCTGCTGCTCAACGTGACGATCGAGAGGAGCTTGGGGCCCGTACAGTTGGTCATGCCGCAGGAGAACACGATCCGGGACTTGATAAAGGCAGCGCTGGAGATCTACGATAGGGAGAAGAGGAGGCCGTTGCTGCCGGCGACTGATCCTCACCGTTTCGAACTCCACTACTCGCAATTCAGCTTGGAGAGTAGGCGTCCGA GTTTGAGGCCAGAGGAAAAGCTGATGAACTTGGGATCTCGGAATTTCTTTTTGTGCTCAAAGCCATCCACGTCTGCAGGTTCTTCTTGCTCCGAGGAAGCAAAGAAGGCAACCGACATTGCTTTTCCATTAACAAAGTTGATGGATTTCTTGTTATAG
- the LOC122280552 gene encoding uncharacterized protein At4g22758-like, producing the protein MPERSLRRRVPATGGRCSKPPNPSPSPRGRSPQARRSAKQLASKPVKILNRCSSDPMLWSSSSGVNGSSISDDDRSLRSEGSGVLFGPHTFTDVFASSPSLLGLSPQRYEGYRKDAKVVVNITVEGSPGPVRTLVKLGASVEDTIKLVVDKYSEEGRTPKLHRDAASSFELHHSYFSLKCLDKSEMIGDAGSRSFYLRKSSSQHRSNEPSPCTTEIVPAREGSPPPIPPPAFLLPSFIAQKISKIVRRTRRLWKLLVCLQ; encoded by the exons ATGCCCGAGAGAAGTCTGAGGCGGCGAGTTCCGGCCACCGGTGGCCGGTGTAGCAAGCCGCCGAACCCGTCTCCTTCGCCTCGGGGGAGGAGCCCGCAGGCCCGGAGATCTGCGAAGCAGCTTGCTTCGAAGCCCGTTAAGATTTTGAATCGGTGCTCTTCGGACCCGATGCTTTGGAGTTCTAGCTCTGGTGTTAACGGCAGTAGCATCAGCGACGATGATCGGAGTTTGAGATCTGAGGGTAGCGGTGTTCTTTTTGGGCCTCACACATTTACGGACGTCTTTGCGTCCTCGCCTTCGTTGTTGGGTCTCTCACCTCAGAGGTACGAG GGATATAGGAAAGATGCAAAGGTGGTGGTTAATATAACAGTTGAAGGAAGTCCAGGACCGGTCCGGACCTTGGTTAAACTAGGGGCCAGTGTGGAGGACACCATTAAGCTTGTTGTAGACAAATATAGCGAAGAAGGGCGAACTCCTAAGCTGCACCGGGATGCAGCATCCTCATTCGAATTGCATCACTCCTATTTCAGTCTTAAAT GTTTGGATAAATCAGAAATGATTGGGGATGCTGGCAGCAGAAGCTTCTATCTTCGAAAGAGTAGCAGTCAGCACCGTAGTAATGAACCTTCTCCTTGTACTACAGAAATTGTTCCGGCAAGAGAAGGCTCTCCTCCTCCCATTCCACCCCCTGCATTTTTGCTACCCTCTTTCATTGCCCAAAAGATCAGCAAAATTGTTAGAAGAACACGCAGGCTTTGGAAACTGTTGGTCTGCCTACAATGA
- the LOC122280663 gene encoding protein cornichon homolog 4-like gives MGDLFSWLFSFFFLIALLVLVVYQLMCLADLEFDYINPYDSSSRINRVILPEFISQGVLCLFYLATGHWCMSLFCVPYLYYNVRLYLRRQHLVDVTEIFNLLHREKKLRLFKLFHLIFLLFLSIFWMILTALDEHQ, from the exons ATGGGTGATCTCTTTTCGTggctcttctccttcttcttcctcatagCCCTCCTCGTCCTCGTCGTTTACCAG CTTATGTGCCTAGCTGATCTTGAGTTTGATTATATCAACCCCTATGACTCTTCATCACGAATCAACCGAGTGATTTTGCCCGAATTCATTTCTCAAGGAGTGTTATGCTTGTTCTATCTTGCAACAGGGCATTGGTGTATGTCACTGTTTTGTGTCCCATACCTATACTACAATGTGAGACT GTACTTGCGAAGGCAGCACCTGGTAGATGTCACCGAGATATTTAACTTGCTCCATCGGGAAAAGAAGCTGCGgcttttcaaactcttccatctcatattTCTACTCTTTCTCTCCATATTCTG GATGATTCTAACTGCCTTGGATGAGCACCAATAG
- the LOC122283022 gene encoding general transcription and DNA repair factor IIH subunit TFB5: MMVNATKGLFISCDIPMAQFIINLNASLPASQKFIIYVLDNTHLFVQTHVAEMIRSAMAEFRDQNSYEKPT, encoded by the exons ATGATGGTTAATGCAACTAAAGGACTGTTCATTTCCTG TGACATTCCTATGGCACAATTCATCATCAATTTGAATGCCTCGTTGCCTGCATCACAGAAGTTCATTATATATGTCTTGGATAACACTCATCTTTTTGTGCAAACCCATGTGGCTGAAATGATACGAAGCGCCATGGCAGAATTTAGGGACCAGAATTCCTATGAGAAGCCTACTTGA
- the LOC122280561 gene encoding uncharacterized protein At4g22758-like isoform X2, whose translation MSSRSRSLTHNRRRDEFRLPPTASIRSLKTLPPDRHSDIVRRPGGFTTAPRRLNSAPSIGGSTSGLTRLLLNVTIERSLGPVQLVMPQENTIRDLIKAALEIYDREKRRPLLPATDPHRFELHYSQFSLESLRPEEKLMNLGSRNFFLCSKPSTSAGSSCSEEAKKATDIAFPLTKLMDFLL comes from the exons ATGAGTTCCCGTTCCCGGTCTTTGACGCATAACCGGCGACGTGACGAGTTTAGGCTTCCTCCGACGGCCTCCATCAGGTCCCTCAAGACCTTACCGCCGGACCGACACTCCGACATAGTTCGACGGCCCGGAGGTTTCACCACCGCCCCTAGAAGGCTTAATTCTGCACCGTCCATCGGCGGTTCCACCTCCGGGCTGACGAGGCTGCTGCTCAACGTGACGATCGAGAGGAGCTTGGGGCCCGTACAGTTGGTCATGCCGCAGGAGAACACGATCCGGGACTTGATAAAGGCAGCGCTGGAGATCTACGATAGGGAGAAGAGGAGGCCGTTGCTGCCGGCGACTGATCCTCACCGTTTCGAACTCCACTACTCGCAATTCAGCTTGGAGA GTTTGAGGCCAGAGGAAAAGCTGATGAACTTGGGATCTCGGAATTTCTTTTTGTGCTCAAAGCCATCCACGTCTGCAGGTTCTTCTTGCTCCGAGGAAGCAAAGAAGGCAACCGACATTGCTTTTCCATTAACAAAGTTGATGGATTTCTTGTTATAG